Proteins from one Penaeus vannamei isolate JL-2024 chromosome 8, ASM4276789v1, whole genome shotgun sequence genomic window:
- the LOC113816906 gene encoding tubulin alpha-3 chain-like: MRECISIHVGQAGCQMGNACWELYCLEHGIAPDGSMPSDKALGGGDDSFNTFFSETGAGKHVPRAVFVDLEPSVVDEVRTGTYRQLFHPEQLISGKEDAANNYARGHYTIGKEIVDLVLDRVRKLADACTGLQGFLVFHSFGGGTGSGFTSLLMERLSVDYGKKSKLEFAIYPAPQVATAVVEPYNSILTTHTTLEHSDCAFMVDNEAIYDICRRNLDIERPTYANLNRLIGQIVSSITASLRFDGALNVDLTEFQTNLVPYPRIHFPLVTYAPVISAEKAYHEQLTVGEITNACFEPANQMVKCDPRHGKYMACCLLYRGDVVPKDVNAAIASIKTKRSIQFVDWCPTGFKVGINYQPPTVVPNGDLAKVSRAVCMLSNTTAIAEAWARLDHKFDLMYAKRAFVHWYVGEGMEEGEFSEAREDLAALEKDYEEVGLDTVGDEEEQGDDY; this comes from the exons ATG CGTGAGTGCATCTCCATCCACGTGGGCCAGGCCGGGTGCCAGATGGGCAATGCCTGCTGGGAACTCTACTGTCTCGAGCACGGCATCGCCCCCGACGGCTCCATGCCCTCCGACAAGGCCCTCGGAGGCGGCGACGACTCCTTCAACACCTTCTTCAGCGAAACCGGCGCCGGCAAACACGTTCCCAGGGCTGTCTTCGTCGATCTCGAACCCTCTGTTGTCG ACGAAGTCCGCACCGGCACCTACCGCCAGCTGTTCCACCCCGAGCAGCTGATCAGCGGCAAGGAGGACGCGGCCAACAACTACGCTCGCGGTCACTACACCATCGGCAAGGAGATCGTCGACCTCGTCTTGGACCGCGTCAGGAAGTTGGCCGACGCCTGCACGGGTCTCCAGGGCTTCCTGGTCTTCCACTCCTTCGGCGGCGGCACTGGCTCCggcttcacctccctcctcatgGAAAGGCTCTCCGTCGACTACGGCAAGAAGAGCAAGCTGGAATTCGCCATCTACCCCGCCCCTCAGGTCGCCACCGCCGTCGTCGAGCCCTACAACTCCATCCtgaccacccacaccaccctggAGCACTCCGACTGCGCCTTCATGGTCGACAACGAAGCCATCTACGACATCTGCCGCAGGAACCTGGACATCGAGCGCCCCACCTACGCCAACCTGAACCGTCTCATCGGCCAGATCGTCTCCTCCATCACTGCCTCCCTCAGGTTCGACGGCGCCCTCAACGTTGACTTGACTGAGTTCCAGACCAACTTGGTGCCCTACCCCAGGATCCACTTCCCTCTAGTCACCTACGCCCCCGTCATCTCCGCCGAGAAGGCCTACCACGAGCAGCTCACCGTCGGCGAGATCACCAACGCCTGCTTCGAGCCCGCCAACCAGATGGTCAAGTGCGACCCCCGCCACGGCAAGTACATGGCCTGCTGCCTGCTGTACCGTGGCGACGTCGTGCCCAAGGACGTCAACGCCGCCATCGCCTCCATCAAGACCAAGCGCTCCATCCAGTTCGTGGACTGGTGTCCCACGGGCTTCAAGGTGGGCATCAACTACCAGCCGCCCACCGTGGTGCCCAACGGCGACCTGGCCAAGGTGTCCCGCGCCGTCTGCATGCTGTCCAACACCACCGCCATCGCCGAGGCCTGGGCGCGCCTCGACCACAAGTTCGACCTGATGTACGCCAAGCGCGCCTTCGTGCACTGGTACGTCGGCGAGGGCATGGAGGAGGGCGAGTTCTCCGAGGCCCGCGAGGACCTGGCTGCCCTCGAGAAGGACTACGAGGAGGTCGGCCTCGACACTGTGGGCGACGAGGAGGAGCAAGGCGACGATTACTAG